Proteins encoded together in one Luteimonas fraxinea window:
- a CDS encoding LysR family transcriptional regulator, with protein MSAKSPSDLRFPYKSDRLKPLRAFCQTTRLGSVSRAAEALYVSQPAISLQLQALERELGVKLLERSGRRLVPTREGEVLYALAMPLVEGLDGLPAAFRREVGGLDAGELTVAANSSTILYLLPRIVDLFRRQHPDVRLTLQDAITADGTDLLRSDAVDLVVGSMVDVPGDLSYAPVYRFDPILLTPPDHALARAKTLTLEEIGRYGLILPPKRQITYRLVDQVFQQARVPYTVALEVGGWEVIKQYVAMGMGISIVSSICLDDSDSARLATRSVSAWFPARSYGVVVRKGKVLSPQARAFIELIQPDLFVRRDHEDAGHSER; from the coding sequence ATGTCCGCCAAGTCCCCGTCAGACCTCAGGTTTCCGTACAAGAGCGACCGGCTCAAACCGCTGCGCGCGTTCTGTCAAACCACGCGATTGGGTTCAGTCTCGCGGGCTGCGGAGGCGCTCTACGTCAGCCAGCCGGCGATTTCACTGCAGCTGCAGGCACTGGAACGCGAGCTCGGGGTCAAGTTGCTGGAGCGCAGCGGCCGGCGGCTCGTGCCCACGCGCGAGGGCGAGGTGCTCTACGCATTGGCGATGCCGCTGGTCGAAGGGCTGGATGGCCTGCCGGCGGCGTTCCGGCGCGAAGTGGGCGGGCTCGATGCCGGCGAGCTGACCGTCGCGGCCAACAGCTCGACGATCCTCTACCTGCTGCCGCGCATCGTCGACCTGTTCCGCCGCCAGCACCCGGACGTGCGCCTGACGCTGCAGGATGCGATCACCGCCGACGGCACCGACCTGCTGCGCAGCGACGCCGTCGATCTCGTGGTCGGCTCGATGGTCGATGTGCCCGGCGACCTCAGCTACGCGCCGGTCTACCGCTTCGACCCGATCCTGCTGACCCCGCCCGATCACGCCCTCGCCCGCGCGAAGACGCTCACGCTGGAAGAGATCGGCCGCTACGGCCTGATCCTCCCGCCGAAACGCCAGATCACCTACCGCCTCGTCGACCAGGTCTTCCAGCAGGCCCGCGTGCCCTACACGGTGGCGCTGGAAGTGGGCGGCTGGGAGGTCATCAAGCAGTACGTCGCGATGGGCATGGGCATCTCGATCGTCAGCTCGATCTGCCTCGACGACAGCGACAGCGCGCGCCTGGCGACGCGGTCGGTGTCGGCGTGGTTTCCGGCGCGCTCTTACGGCGTCGTCGTGCGCAAGGGCAAGGTGCTGTCACCGCAGGCGCGCGCTTTCATCGAACTGATCCAGCCGGATCTGTTCGTGCGGCGGGATCATGAGGATGCGGGGCATTCGGAGCGGTAG
- the bglX gene encoding beta-glucosidase BglX, with amino-acid sequence MRLDDRLEALLARMTLEEKIGQLGIFADMLRPFAADVNPEMNELNAGELREQIRAGRVGAVFNGVGAVQGRESQRIAVEESRLGIPLLMGADVIHGMRTVFPIPLGEAASFEPDLAERTARAAAIEATACGLHWTFAPTLDIARDQRWGRVAEAAGEDVVLGNAFSAARVRGFQGSDLTADDSMLATSKHFVGYGAVMGGLDYNSVEISEGTLRDVHLPPFKAALDAGALTVMSAFNDINGVPASAHDGLLTDLLRGEWGFKGFVVSDYTADFELVAHGFAGDDREATKLSFTAGVDMSMQSGLYAAHLPDLVASGEVSMDVIDEGVRRVFAVKQAIGLFDNPYRSLDPDVEAALDPKALHGDLALDAARRSIVLLKNDGDLLPLRKSGQKLALIGPYARDRDNIEGCWTLFGDKRLHVNLEDGLRAALDDGDALDVVDGSGMEDAIDGGIEAAVEAARNADVVLLAIGEPQGFSGEAQSRTQIVVPSAQQALAEAVAATGTPVVVLLRHGRALALHGAVHDAQAILATWFLGTATGPAVAEVLFGDYNPSARLPVSFPRDSGQQPLYYNRQRTGRPELPTMSEFKSRWREMPNSALYPFGHGLSYTRFVYGDIELSADTLDWDGTLTVSVTLRNDGSRFGEEVVQLYIHDRVASRVRPIRELKDFRKVALAPGAHTTVSFTLHRDQLAFTTRSGAFAAEPGLFDVWIAPDSEAGTAEQFTLLKA; translated from the coding sequence ATGCGCCTGGATGACCGGCTCGAAGCGCTGCTCGCACGGATGACCCTCGAGGAGAAGATCGGCCAGCTCGGCATTTTTGCCGACATGCTGCGGCCGTTCGCGGCCGACGTGAATCCCGAGATGAACGAGTTGAACGCCGGCGAGCTGCGCGAGCAGATCCGTGCCGGCCGCGTGGGCGCGGTATTCAACGGCGTCGGCGCGGTGCAGGGCCGCGAGTCGCAGCGCATCGCGGTCGAGGAAAGCCGGCTCGGCATCCCGCTGCTGATGGGCGCCGACGTGATCCACGGCATGCGCACCGTATTCCCGATCCCGCTGGGCGAGGCTGCGAGCTTCGAGCCCGACCTGGCCGAGCGCACCGCGCGCGCCGCGGCGATCGAGGCGACCGCCTGCGGCCTGCACTGGACCTTCGCGCCGACGCTCGACATCGCCCGCGACCAGCGCTGGGGCCGCGTGGCCGAAGCCGCGGGCGAAGACGTGGTGCTCGGCAATGCGTTCTCGGCGGCGCGCGTGCGCGGCTTCCAGGGCAGCGATCTGACCGCGGACGATTCGATGCTGGCCACGTCCAAGCACTTCGTCGGCTACGGCGCGGTGATGGGCGGCCTGGACTACAACAGCGTCGAGATTTCCGAGGGCACGCTGCGTGACGTGCATCTGCCGCCGTTCAAGGCCGCACTGGATGCCGGCGCGCTGACGGTGATGAGCGCCTTCAACGACATCAACGGCGTGCCGGCGTCTGCCCACGACGGCCTGCTGACCGATCTGCTGCGCGGCGAATGGGGCTTCAAGGGCTTCGTGGTGTCCGACTACACCGCGGACTTCGAACTCGTCGCGCACGGCTTCGCCGGCGACGACCGCGAGGCGACGAAGCTCTCGTTCACCGCCGGTGTCGACATGAGCATGCAGAGCGGCCTCTACGCCGCGCATCTGCCCGATCTCGTCGCCAGCGGCGAAGTGTCGATGGACGTGATCGACGAGGGCGTGCGCCGCGTGTTCGCGGTCAAGCAGGCGATCGGCCTGTTCGACAATCCGTACCGCTCGCTCGATCCCGACGTCGAAGCCGCGCTCGATCCGAAAGCGCTGCACGGCGACCTCGCGCTCGACGCCGCGCGCCGCTCGATCGTGCTGCTGAAGAACGACGGCGATCTGCTGCCGCTGCGCAAATCCGGTCAGAAGCTCGCGCTGATCGGCCCGTATGCGCGCGACCGCGACAACATCGAAGGCTGCTGGACGCTGTTCGGCGACAAGCGCCTGCACGTCAATCTCGAAGACGGCCTGCGCGCTGCGCTCGATGATGGCGATGCGCTCGATGTCGTCGACGGCAGCGGCATGGAAGACGCGATCGATGGCGGCATCGAGGCCGCGGTCGAGGCCGCGCGCAATGCGGATGTCGTGCTGCTCGCGATCGGTGAACCACAGGGCTTCAGTGGCGAAGCGCAATCACGCACGCAGATCGTCGTGCCGTCCGCGCAGCAGGCGCTGGCCGAGGCCGTGGCCGCCACCGGCACGCCGGTCGTCGTGCTGCTGCGTCATGGCCGCGCACTCGCGCTGCACGGCGCGGTGCACGACGCGCAGGCGATTCTCGCGACCTGGTTCCTCGGCACTGCAACCGGTCCTGCCGTCGCCGAGGTGCTGTTCGGCGACTACAACCCGTCCGCGCGCCTGCCGGTGAGCTTCCCGCGCGATTCCGGCCAGCAGCCGCTCTACTACAACCGCCAGCGCACCGGCCGCCCCGAACTGCCGACGATGTCGGAGTTCAAGAGCCGCTGGCGCGAGATGCCCAACAGCGCGCTGTATCCCTTCGGCCACGGCCTGTCGTACACGCGCTTCGTCTACGGCGATATCGAACTGTCGGCAGACACGCTGGACTGGGACGGCACGCTGACCGTGTCGGTGACGCTGCGCAACGACGGCAGCCGCTTCGGCGAAGAAGTGGTGCAGCTCTACATCCACGACCGCGTCGCCAGCCGCGTGCGTCCGATCCGCGAGCTCAAGGATTTCCGCAAAGTCGCACTGGCGCCGGGCGCGCACACCACGGTGTCGTTCACCCTGCATCGCGACCAGCTCGCCTTCACCACGCGCAGCGGCGCGTTCGCCGCCGAGCCCGGCCTGTTCGACGTGTGGATCGCGCCGGATTCGGAAGCCGGTACGGCCGAGCAGTTCACCCTGCTCAAGGCCTGA
- a CDS encoding alpha/beta fold hydrolase yields MSDRAPLLLLPGLLCTARLWQAQIDALDNVADPRVADLTRDDSVGAMAERALANAPPRFALAALSMGGYVAFEILRRAPERVTRLALIATSARPDSPERAAQRQRGIDAIGRGRFVGVTRQLLPSLVHPSHVDGPIGEIVQSMAAEVGADGYLRQQAAILARPDSEPLLVRIEVPTLIVVGEDDRLTPPVEAEVMHAGIAGSTLHRLEVCGHLPPLERADETSDLMREWLAVR; encoded by the coding sequence GTGAGCGACCGCGCACCGTTGCTGTTGCTGCCGGGCCTGCTGTGCACGGCCCGGTTGTGGCAGGCGCAGATCGACGCCCTCGACAATGTCGCTGACCCGCGCGTCGCCGACCTCACCCGCGACGACAGCGTCGGCGCGATGGCGGAACGCGCACTGGCTAATGCGCCACCGCGCTTCGCCCTTGCTGCACTGTCGATGGGTGGTTACGTCGCCTTCGAGATCCTGCGCCGCGCGCCCGAACGCGTGACCCGTCTCGCATTGATCGCGACCAGCGCGCGTCCCGATTCTCCGGAACGCGCCGCACAACGCCAACGCGGCATCGACGCGATCGGCCGCGGCCGCTTCGTCGGCGTGACCCGCCAGCTGCTGCCGAGCCTCGTGCATCCATCGCACGTCGACGGTCCGATCGGTGAGATCGTGCAGTCGATGGCGGCTGAGGTCGGCGCGGATGGGTATCTGCGGCAGCAGGCGGCGATTCTCGCGCGTCCGGATTCCGAGCCGCTGCTTGTGCGTATCGAGGTGCCCACTTTGATCGTCGTCGGTGAGGATGATCGGCTGACGCCGCCGGTCGAGGCGGAAGTAATGCACGCGGGCATCGCGGGGTCGACGTTGCATCGACTGGAGGTGTGTGGACATTTGCCGCCGCTCGAACGGGCAGATGAGACATCAGATTTGATGCGGGAATGGCTGGCCGTCCGCTGA